Genomic window (Hydrogenimonas cancrithermarum):
GAAAGGCCCTCAGCTGCTCCTTGCTGACACGGTTGGGGCGCTTGAAGTCATAGAGCGTGATCTGCCGCTGGTCGAAAACCTCCTCTTCGCTCTCGAGCGCTTCGGGAGTTCCTTCATCTTCGACCGCTTCGAGCAGCGCATCGATCTCTTCCTGGCTCAGTATATCTGCCATCTTCCTACCCTATGCTATCTCTGATTTTCGTTATGACACGCTTGTGCACCTGGGAGATCCTCGAGGGTGTGATATCGAGAATCTCCGAAATCTCTTTGTAGGTCAATTCTTCGAAATAGTACATCTGCATAATGAGCTGATCGCGCCTCGGCATCGTCTCGAGAATCTCCTTGATCTTCTCGATCAGCTCCTCCTGTTCGATCTGTGAAAAGGTATCTTTCTGGTCACTCTCGAGCTGGTCGTCAAGGGGAAGAACATTGTAGATCGCGGCGACACGGCGCGCCTCTTTGATCTTCTGTTCATCCTCATGCAAAACAGCGGCGATATAACTGTTTTCCGGTTCCACACCGTGCTCGTCCATATACTGCGCGATAATTTCGTCGATCATCTTGATCAATTTCCGGTTGGCGCGGCTGACAATGTCGAGCGAACGGAGATAATCGAGCATCGCCCCGTAGACACGTGTTTTTCCATATCCCCAGAAGGAGTCGTTCTGGTTCTTGTCATAGCGTCTTGCAAGTTTGATCAATTCTTCGGCTCCGATACTGACGAGGTCGTCGAACTCGACGGACCGGGGCAAGCGCTCTTTGAGACGGTAGGCCATCGCCTTGACAGCCGGCAGATATCGAACGGCGAGCTCATCCTGATAGTGGCGAATCTGGTCGTGATAACCTTTGTTCATCAGCATTCAGCTCCCCTTCTGCGCATCTGCCGTTCCGTCGTTTTTGGAGATATAGGCATAGTTGGCATCCACTTCCGCTTCACGATGGAGAAGCTGATTGTAGAAATAATCGAGCTTCTGGTCAAACGCCTCTTTCTCGAAAGGAACTTTTCCAGACTCCATGAAACGCACGAAGAGTGCGATACTCACATGTGCCATCATATAGAAAAAGAGTGTCGAGAAAACCACGACAGAGAGGATGTCGAACGGATCGTTCTGGCTGAAAAAACCGATCATCAACCCGATAAAAAATCCGAACACCAACCAAAAAGCGATAAAATTGTTCTCCCGCATTCCATCCCCGTTCAAGATCAAAATTGCCCCAGCAGCTTTTTGAAAAAGATACCGATGCCACTCTCCTTTTGACCTTCAAGCATTTTGTGTTCCTTTTTATCGCCAAGTGCTTTGGCGATTGCCTCGATATCTCCGGCTGGTGCGATATTGGAGAGCTCTTTGCAGACCAGAACCCTCTGTTTGACACTGCGGGCGACATAAGGATCGCTGCGAACGGATCCCAAAAGTTTCAGCTCCAGATGATCTCCGATATTCCCAAGTGCCACCTTTTTGATCGTATCGAATATCTTCAGCCCCTCTTTCGCACTTTTGACCTGATTGATAATCATCAAAATATCGTTTTTGATTCTGCTGACGACCTTGACCATAGCATAGGCATCCGTAATGGCCGCAGGATCCGGTATCGTTACGACGACGACGTCATCGGCAGCCTTGAGAAACATTTGTATCGTATCGCCGATACCGGCACCCGTATCGATAATCAGAAAATCGAGGTTTTCAAGCATTTGTGCTTCATCGATAAAACGGCTGACGATCGTCGCATCGGAAAATTTCAATATTTCGTCACCACTTTCGCCTGGAATCAGCCAGAGATTCTCTTCGAGAGGAAGAATGATCTCTTCGAACGTGGCCTCGGCCTTGAGAACGTGAAGTATGTTTTTTTCAGCCCGTACATTGAACATGACATCGAGATTCGCCAGGCCGATATCGGCATCCATTATCCCGACTTTGAAACCTTTTCTTGCCAGGACATAAGCGATATTGGCACTCAGAGTGCTTTTGCCGACACCCCCTTTCCCGCTCGTTATCGCCACAACGCGGGTCGCACCGGCCGGACGTTGCTGCGCATCCATCAGTGCTTCGAGTTTGCTTGCCTGCGTACTCATTTATCACCTCTTTTCGCTTCGCCTTCCATCAAGCACTGGACCAGATAGTCACTGTCGGCGCACATCAGATCATCCGGGACCTCCTGCCCGATAGAGAGATAACTGACCGGTTTTTCGGTTTCGTAGACGAGTGAAAAGATATTTCCAAAACCACGCGTCTCATCGAGTTTGGTGAAGATCAGCGTATCGATCCCGAGTGGAGAGAAGTTGCGATAGATCGTACGCAGATCCTCCAACTTCGTCGGCGCACCCATGACAAGGTTGACATCGATACCGACGTCGGTGTGCGAGGAGAGAAACTGCTGGAGCTTGTCGATCTTCTCCTTGTCGTATTGGCTGCTGCCGACCGTATCGATCAGGATGATATCCATATGTTGCAGTGTCTGAAGCGCCGTGATGAACTCCGGCGGATCGACGA
Coding sequences:
- a CDS encoding MinD/ParA family protein; the protein is MSTQASKLEALMDAQQRPAGATRVVAITSGKGGVGKSTLSANIAYVLARKGFKVGIMDADIGLANLDVMFNVRAEKNILHVLKAEATFEEIILPLEENLWLIPGESGDEILKFSDATIVSRFIDEAQMLENLDFLIIDTGAGIGDTIQMFLKAADDVVVVTIPDPAAITDAYAMVKVVSRIKNDILMIINQVKSAKEGLKIFDTIKKVALGNIGDHLELKLLGSVRSDPYVARSVKQRVLVCKELSNIAPAGDIEAIAKALGDKKEHKMLEGQKESGIGIFFKKLLGQF
- a CDS encoding RNA polymerase sigma factor FliA; translation: MLMNKGYHDQIRHYQDELAVRYLPAVKAMAYRLKERLPRSVEFDDLVSIGAEELIKLARRYDKNQNDSFWGYGKTRVYGAMLDYLRSLDIVSRANRKLIKMIDEIIAQYMDEHGVEPENSYIAAVLHEDEQKIKEARRVAAIYNVLPLDDQLESDQKDTFSQIEQEELIEKIKEILETMPRRDQLIMQMYYFEELTYKEISEILDITPSRISQVHKRVITKIRDSIG